One Flavobacterium sp. 90 DNA segment encodes these proteins:
- the surE gene encoding 5'/3'-nucleotidase SurE, which yields MKSEKPLILVTNDDGILAPGIRALISVMETIGEVVVVAPDKPQSAMGHAITINNTLFLDKISKEDDIITEYSCSGTPVDCVKLAVNEILKRKPDLCVSGINHGSNSSINVIYSGTMSAAVEAGIEGIQAIGFSLLDFDWNADFEQIKSFVKKITLETLANKLPPGVVLNVNFPKLKENEIKGIKICRQAKAYYAQKFDKRQTPFGKDYYWLTGKFTNEDKGEDTDEWALENGYISVVPVQFDLTAHHSIQQLNTWKLNE from the coding sequence ATGAAAAGTGAAAAACCACTAATATTAGTTACCAATGATGACGGTATTTTGGCTCCCGGAATCAGAGCATTAATAAGCGTTATGGAAACTATTGGCGAAGTTGTCGTCGTAGCTCCTGACAAACCTCAAAGTGCTATGGGACACGCCATCACCATTAATAACACCCTATTTCTGGACAAAATATCAAAAGAAGATGACATTATAACTGAATATAGCTGCTCAGGAACTCCAGTAGATTGCGTAAAACTTGCCGTAAATGAAATCTTAAAACGAAAGCCGGATTTGTGCGTTTCCGGAATCAATCACGGTTCAAACTCTTCTATAAATGTAATTTATTCAGGAACTATGAGCGCTGCTGTTGAGGCAGGAATCGAAGGAATTCAGGCAATTGGATTTTCATTATTAGACTTTGACTGGAATGCCGATTTTGAGCAAATAAAATCATTCGTAAAAAAAATTACTTTAGAAACCCTTGCCAATAAATTACCACCAGGTGTCGTTTTAAACGTCAATTTTCCAAAATTAAAAGAAAATGAAATCAAAGGAATAAAAATTTGTCGTCAGGCGAAAGCGTATTATGCGCAGAAATTTGACAAACGACAAACTCCTTTCGGGAAAGATTATTACTGGCTTACCGGAAAATTCACCAATGAAGATAAAGGTGAAGATACTGACGAATGGGCTTTAGAAAATGGATATATTTCGGTAGTTCCCGTACAATTTGACTTAACAGCACATCATTCTATACAACAACTTAATACTTGGAAATTAAATGAATAA
- the lpxB gene encoding lipid-A-disaccharide synthase, with protein MKYYIIAGEASGDLHGSNLMKALYEEDPQAEIRFWGGDLMQKAGGTLVKHYRELAFMGFVEVIFNLKTILNNIKICKKDISEFKPDVLIFIDYPGFNMRIAKWAKELNYKTHYYISPQIWAWKENRIKAIKQDVDKMFVILPFEKSFYEDKHHFPVDFVGHPLIDAIQNQPVFDEKTFREEHKLGDKPIIAVLPGSRQQEITKMLSVMLSVVDDFQDYEFVIAGAPSQDYEFYQQFIKNKNIAFVSNKTYDLLRSSTAALVTSGTATLETALFKVPEVVCYKGSSISYQIAKRIITLKYISLVNLIMDQEVVTELIQSDCNTKRIKEELYKLLEPQYREKLLKNYDILEQKLGGVGASKKTAKLIVADLKQV; from the coding sequence ATGAAGTATTACATAATAGCTGGCGAAGCCTCTGGAGATTTACACGGTTCAAATTTAATGAAGGCATTGTATGAAGAAGATCCACAAGCAGAAATTAGATTCTGGGGTGGAGATTTAATGCAAAAAGCCGGCGGAACATTAGTAAAACACTATCGTGAATTGGCTTTTATGGGATTTGTTGAAGTTATTTTCAATTTGAAAACCATCTTAAATAATATAAAGATTTGCAAGAAAGACATCTCTGAATTCAAACCTGATGTTTTGATTTTTATCGATTATCCAGGATTCAATATGCGTATTGCAAAATGGGCTAAAGAGTTAAATTATAAAACACATTATTATATTTCTCCTCAAATTTGGGCTTGGAAAGAAAACCGAATTAAAGCCATAAAACAAGACGTTGATAAGATGTTTGTGATTTTACCTTTTGAGAAAAGTTTCTACGAAGACAAACATCATTTTCCCGTAGATTTTGTTGGACATCCATTAATTGATGCGATTCAAAATCAACCTGTTTTTGATGAAAAGACTTTTAGAGAAGAACATAAATTGGGAGACAAACCAATTATTGCCGTTTTACCGGGAAGTCGCCAACAGGAAATCACAAAAATGTTAAGCGTTATGCTAAGTGTTGTTGATGATTTTCAGGATTATGAGTTCGTGATTGCCGGCGCTCCAAGTCAGGATTATGAATTTTATCAGCAATTTATAAAAAATAAAAACATTGCGTTTGTCTCTAATAAAACCTATGATTTATTGCGTTCTTCAACGGCAGCTTTGGTAACTTCAGGAACTGCAACTCTTGAAACGGCTCTTTTTAAAGTTCCGGAAGTAGTTTGTTATAAAGGAAGTTCGATTTCATATCAAATTGCAAAACGTATTATTACGCTAAAATACATCTCTCTTGTCAATTTAATAATGGATCAGGAAGTTGTAACCGAATTAATTCAAAGTGATTGCAATACTAAACGCATAAAAGAAGAGTTATATAAATTACTTGAACCTCAATATCGCGAAAAACTACTGAAGAATTATGATATTCTGGAGCAAAAGTTAGGTGGTGTTGGTGCAAGTAAAAAAACGGCAAAACTCATTGTAGCTGATTTAAAACAGGTTTAA